Proteins encoded within one genomic window of Chitinophaga parva:
- a CDS encoding sigma-54-dependent transcriptional regulator encodes MTTLDPAKILIVDDDLDVLRAARLLLKRHFEQVDFEKNPQKIPYLVSNFEYDVILLDMNFTRDLSSGKEGFEWLDRILDLKPNAAVILFTAYGDVEMAVRAIKAGAADFVLKPWENQKLLDTVHAALHKRRATEKDKTQQQQNHNLIGQSPAMQAVFETVSRVANTDANILILGENGTGKDVLARHIHELSLRKAKPFVAVDLGAISESLFESELFGHVKGAFTDARDDRKGRFEEANGGTIFLDELGNINLPLQAKLLTVLQNRSVTRVGSNKLIPLDVRLICATNRNIQQMAAQQQFRQDLLYRINTIAIQLPPLRERTEDILPLAQHFLEQYRLRYQRPVTGISDSLANQLQQYEWPGNIRELQHAIERAVILCQGKTLQPKDVFIKPAEPETTDNTGYNLEEMERNMIVQALKKCNGNITEAARELGLSRAALYRRLEKYNL; translated from the coding sequence ATGACAACACTCGACCCGGCCAAAATCCTCATTGTAGATGACGACCTGGATGTACTGCGTGCAGCCCGCCTGCTGCTGAAACGTCACTTTGAACAGGTGGACTTCGAGAAAAATCCGCAAAAGATCCCTTATCTCGTTTCCAACTTTGAGTATGATGTGATCCTGCTGGACATGAACTTCACCCGTGACCTGAGCAGTGGCAAGGAAGGCTTTGAATGGCTGGACCGTATCCTGGACCTCAAGCCTAATGCGGCCGTGATCCTCTTTACCGCCTACGGCGATGTGGAGATGGCCGTGCGCGCCATCAAAGCCGGTGCGGCAGATTTTGTGCTGAAGCCCTGGGAAAACCAGAAGCTGCTGGACACGGTGCATGCCGCCCTGCATAAACGCCGTGCTACGGAAAAAGACAAAACGCAACAACAGCAAAATCATAACCTCATAGGCCAGAGCCCCGCCATGCAGGCCGTATTTGAAACCGTGTCGCGCGTGGCCAATACCGATGCCAATATCCTGATCCTGGGCGAGAACGGCACCGGGAAAGATGTGCTGGCCCGCCACATCCACGAGCTGTCCCTCCGCAAGGCAAAACCCTTTGTGGCGGTAGACCTGGGGGCCATCAGCGAATCACTTTTTGAAAGCGAACTGTTTGGCCACGTCAAAGGCGCCTTCACCGATGCGCGCGACGACCGCAAGGGCCGCTTTGAGGAGGCAAACGGGGGCACCATCTTCCTGGATGAACTGGGCAATATCAACCTGCCCCTCCAGGCCAAACTGCTCACCGTGCTGCAAAACCGCTCGGTGACCCGCGTGGGCTCCAATAAGCTGATACCGCTGGATGTACGCCTGATCTGCGCCACCAACCGTAATATACAGCAAATGGCCGCCCAGCAACAGTTCCGCCAGGACTTGCTCTACCGCATCAACACGATTGCCATACAACTGCCGCCCCTGCGTGAACGCACGGAAGACATATTGCCCCTGGCCCAGCACTTCCTGGAGCAGTACCGCCTGCGGTACCAGCGCCCCGTAACCGGCATCAGTGATTCCCTGGCCAACCAGTTGCAGCAATATGAATGGCCGGGCAACATCCGCGAGCTGCAACATGCCATAGAACGCGCGGTGATCCTCTGCCAGGGCAAAACCCTGCAGCCTAAAGATGTTTTCATTAAACCTGCTGAGCCGGAAACGACAGACAATACCGGTTACAACCTGGAGGAAATGGAACGCAATATGATCGTACAGGCATTGAAAAAATGCAATGGCAACATTACGGAAGCCGCACGGGAACTGGGCCTTAGCCGGGCCGCCCTGTACCGCCGGCTGGAAAAATACAACCTCTAA
- a CDS encoding lysophospholipid acyltransferase family protein: protein MYYLLLAICYFISVLPFFILYGISDVLFLLVYHVFGYRKAVVMANLQQAFPERTEAERKRLARRYYRNLTDMMLETIKLLTISKKNLKRRFDCDLTVLQELYAKGKSCQLHLGHNFNWEWANVFCQQGVNFPFLVVYMPLTSKPADRLFRHFRERAGTVLLPANDMGNAMQPWLHKQYLIALVADQNPGNPRRTYWLPFLNKMTAFYKGPEMSARRYNIPVVFADIRKVKRGYYKARLVLASEDPQNLPEGQLTEQFVRFLEQNIHEQPEVWVWSHRRWKHEYKGQPTV from the coding sequence ATGTACTACCTCTTATTAGCCATATGTTATTTCATATCAGTGCTTCCCTTCTTTATCTTGTACGGGATCAGTGACGTTTTGTTCCTGCTGGTATACCACGTGTTTGGCTACCGCAAAGCCGTGGTAATGGCCAACCTGCAACAGGCCTTCCCGGAAAGAACGGAAGCCGAGCGCAAACGCCTGGCCCGCCGGTACTACCGGAATCTTACGGACATGATGCTGGAAACCATCAAGCTGCTCACCATCAGCAAGAAAAACCTGAAGCGCCGTTTTGATTGTGACCTCACCGTACTGCAGGAACTTTATGCTAAAGGAAAGAGCTGCCAGCTGCACCTGGGACATAACTTTAACTGGGAATGGGCCAACGTGTTCTGCCAGCAGGGGGTTAACTTTCCTTTCCTGGTGGTATACATGCCGCTCACCAGCAAGCCGGCCGACCGGCTGTTCCGCCACTTCCGGGAGCGCGCAGGCACCGTGCTGCTGCCGGCCAATGATATGGGTAATGCCATGCAACCCTGGCTGCACAAGCAATACCTGATAGCCCTGGTGGCAGACCAGAACCCCGGCAATCCCCGCCGCACTTACTGGTTGCCCTTCCTCAATAAGATGACCGCGTTTTACAAAGGCCCTGAAATGTCGGCCCGCCGCTACAACATCCCCGTGGTGTTTGCAGACATCCGCAAGGTGAAAAGAGGTTATTACAAGGCCCGCCTGGTACTGGCCAGTGAAGACCCGCAAAACCTTCCGGAAGGGCAACTGACCGAACAATTTGTACGCTTCCTGGAACAAAATATCCATGAACAACCAGAGGTGTGGGTGTGGAGCCACCGGCGATGGAAACACGAATACAAAGGACAACCAACCGTATAA
- the nadB gene encoding L-aspartate oxidase: MEQQVDFLVIGSGIAGLTYALKVAEACPDKKVMIITKTREDETNTKYAQGGVAVVNDLEHDSFEKHIEDTLIAGDGLCNPKVVEIVVTEGPERVNEIIAWGTNFDKNEQGGYSLGREGGHSVFRVIHHKDVTGKEIERALLTEIHKRKNISLVTHCFVVDLITQHHLGYLVTKSTPDVECYGVYVLNQRNNRIEKILSRITLLATGGNGQVYRTTTNPGIATGDGVAMVYRAKGRIENMEFIQFHPTALYEPGVSNAFLITEAVRGDGAILRNQAGEDFMHRYDDRLSLAPRDIVARAIDSEMKRTGTEHVYLDCRHMDLEKFIHHFPNIYEKCRSIGIDVTKDMIPIAPAAHYSCGGIKTNEWGRTSINHLYACGECASTGLHGANRLASNSLLEAMVFAHRCYLEAVAKIDSTEFNEDIPDWDARGTMEPKEMILITQSLKELKSVMSDYVGIVRTDERLQRAMRRLDMLHEETEALYERTVVSPQLCELRNMITVAYLIVKAANFRKESRGLHYNTDYPFKSTLLQNIVL; this comes from the coding sequence ATGGAGCAGCAAGTTGATTTTTTAGTGATCGGGTCCGGGATAGCAGGCCTTACCTATGCCCTCAAAGTTGCGGAAGCATGTCCCGATAAGAAAGTGATGATCATCACCAAAACACGGGAAGACGAGACCAACACCAAGTATGCACAAGGCGGCGTGGCCGTGGTGAATGACCTGGAGCACGACAGCTTTGAAAAACATATTGAAGACACCCTCATTGCCGGCGATGGCCTTTGCAATCCTAAGGTAGTGGAGATCGTAGTAACGGAAGGCCCCGAACGCGTGAACGAGATCATTGCATGGGGCACTAATTTCGATAAGAACGAGCAAGGTGGATATTCCCTGGGCCGCGAAGGCGGCCACTCCGTGTTCCGCGTGATCCATCATAAAGATGTAACCGGGAAAGAAATAGAACGCGCCCTGCTAACGGAGATCCATAAACGAAAAAATATCAGCCTGGTTACCCATTGCTTCGTGGTAGACCTGATCACACAGCACCACCTGGGCTACCTGGTTACCAAAAGCACACCGGATGTGGAGTGCTACGGTGTGTATGTACTGAACCAGCGCAACAACCGCATTGAAAAAATATTGTCCCGCATTACCCTGCTGGCCACCGGCGGCAACGGGCAGGTGTACCGCACCACCACCAATCCCGGCATAGCTACCGGCGACGGGGTGGCCATGGTGTACCGCGCCAAGGGCCGCATTGAGAACATGGAGTTCATCCAGTTCCATCCCACCGCTTTGTACGAGCCGGGTGTAAGCAATGCCTTCCTCATCACGGAGGCCGTGCGCGGCGATGGCGCCATCCTCCGCAACCAGGCCGGTGAGGACTTCATGCACCGCTACGATGACCGCCTGTCACTGGCCCCCCGCGATATCGTGGCCCGCGCCATAGACAGTGAAATGAAGCGCACCGGTACGGAACATGTGTACCTGGACTGCCGCCACATGGACCTGGAAAAATTCATCCACCACTTCCCGAATATTTACGAGAAATGCCGCTCCATCGGCATTGACGTTACAAAAGACATGATCCCCATTGCACCTGCGGCCCATTACAGCTGCGGCGGTATTAAAACCAATGAATGGGGCAGAACTTCCATCAACCACCTGTATGCCTGCGGCGAATGCGCCAGCACCGGCCTGCATGGGGCTAACCGCCTGGCCAGCAACTCCCTGCTGGAAGCTATGGTGTTTGCCCACCGCTGCTACCTGGAAGCGGTAGCAAAAATAGACAGCACCGAGTTCAATGAAGACATCCCCGACTGGGATGCCCGTGGCACCATGGAGCCCAAGGAAATGATCCTCATCACCCAGAGCCTCAAGGAGCTGAAATCCGTGATGAGCGATTATGTAGGCATTGTGCGCACAGACGAGCGCCTGCAACGCGCCATGCGCCGCCTGGACATGCTGCACGAAGAAACAGAAGCCCTCTATGAGCGCACCGTGGTATCGCCCCAGCTCTGTGAATTGCGTAACATGATCACCGTAGCCTACCTGATCGTGAAGGCGGCCAACTTCCGCAAGGAAAGCCGGGGCCTGCACTACAACACCGATTATCCTTTCAAATCCACCCTGCTGCAGAATATTGTCCTGTAG
- a CDS encoding ArsR/SmtB family transcription factor, with protein MEKTLLTTSSNTLIISRGNSEKDQIKLDYIAVKKAAMVLRAINHKLRQQMIRLLEDHKKMTVTEIYVKLRLEQSVASQHLAILRRAGIVITERDGKFIHYTINKGRIAEVAKFVEELVG; from the coding sequence ATGGAAAAAACATTATTGACAACCTCTTCTAATACGCTTATTATTTCTAGGGGTAACAGCGAAAAAGACCAGATCAAGTTGGATTACATTGCAGTAAAAAAAGCCGCGATGGTATTGCGTGCGATTAACCACAAGTTGCGTCAGCAGATGATCCGCCTCCTGGAAGATCATAAGAAAATGACGGTAACGGAGATCTATGTAAAACTGCGCCTGGAGCAGTCCGTAGCATCGCAGCACCTGGCCATCCTCAGAAGAGCAGGTATTGTGATCACCGAAAGAGACGGCAAGTTCATTCACTACACCATCAACAAGGGCCGTATCGCCGAAGTTGCCAAATTTGTAGAAGAACTGGTTGGCTAA
- the tsaB gene encoding tRNA (adenosine(37)-N6)-threonylcarbamoyltransferase complex dimerization subunit type 1 TsaB, with amino-acid sequence MATILHIDTATTVGSVCLSKDGAVLQLLENPEQREQAASITLFIQQALRQAGLRGQDLDAIAVSAGPGSYTGLRIGVATAKGLCYTWQKPLIGISTLQLMAQGAIQQQQDQEALYCPMIDARRMEVFTALYNARLEAVLPGEALILSPDNFQEWLSTHRIYFFGDGSSKWENFMEKSVNARFIPYQISAAHMIPLAEESYAGGRFEDVAYFAPHYLKAFYHPVK; translated from the coding sequence TTGGCCACGATCTTACACATAGACACCGCCACTACCGTGGGCTCTGTATGCCTTTCCAAAGATGGCGCGGTGCTGCAACTGCTGGAAAATCCCGAGCAACGGGAGCAGGCGGCGTCCATTACTTTGTTTATACAGCAGGCATTGCGCCAGGCAGGCCTGCGCGGGCAGGACCTGGACGCCATTGCGGTGAGTGCGGGCCCGGGCTCTTATACGGGGCTGCGCATTGGCGTGGCCACAGCGAAAGGGTTGTGTTACACCTGGCAAAAACCATTGATCGGTATCAGCACCCTGCAACTGATGGCCCAGGGCGCCATACAGCAGCAGCAGGACCAGGAGGCATTGTACTGCCCGATGATCGATGCCCGCCGCATGGAAGTATTCACCGCGTTGTACAACGCCCGCCTGGAGGCGGTTTTGCCGGGTGAAGCGCTGATCTTATCACCCGATAATTTCCAGGAATGGTTGTCCACACATCGCATCTATTTTTTTGGTGATGGGAGCAGCAAATGGGAAAATTTCATGGAAAAATCTGTGAACGCCCGCTTTATTCCCTACCAGATCAGCGCAGCCCATATGATCCCCCTGGCGGAGGAAAGTTATGCTGGAGGCCGCTTTGAGGATGTGGCTTATTTTGCGCCCCATTATCTGAAGGCATTTTACCATCCGGTTAAATAG
- a CDS encoding sensor histidine kinase: MNRFTLNVLLRVAGITATIMLGAWAWMQVTPVLGLLFAVVLGIEVFYLVHYITRVNRKLTLFLESIRYGDFSIRFSADNKLGASFTALNQQFNEVMEAFRQTRAEKEANLKYIDTIIQHISIGVLSFDTAGKIELINPAAFRFLGIYRLRNIMELKGTHEDLAEQLMKLASGKKILYQTQNGQQLSIHATAITLQGRAIKLLSVQNIHAELQAKELESWQNLARILRHEIMNSITPIVSLIGTMQEIVDMDITPVTPANEAVADLQEALSTIENRSKGIMNFVNAYRDYTTLPAPQFTIISVKTLVNDVYQLLLPALKKAGIGTTLSMQTDVQVHADISQMQMVLINLVKNAMDALEHTDNPSIAISTSLQGGQQVVISVADNGPGIDEEALDKIFIPFFTTKRTGSGIGLSLSQQIIQLHGGQLKVSTEPGKGTTFLVLLGT, encoded by the coding sequence GTGAACCGCTTTACCCTCAATGTACTGCTGCGCGTGGCCGGCATCACCGCCACCATCATGCTCGGGGCCTGGGCCTGGATGCAGGTTACGCCTGTGCTGGGCCTCCTGTTTGCCGTAGTATTGGGTATAGAGGTGTTTTACCTGGTACATTACATTACCCGGGTAAACCGTAAGCTCACCCTCTTCCTGGAGTCTATCCGTTACGGCGATTTCTCCATCCGCTTCAGCGCAGACAATAAGCTGGGCGCCAGTTTCACGGCGCTTAACCAGCAGTTCAATGAAGTGATGGAAGCCTTCCGCCAAACGCGTGCGGAAAAAGAAGCCAACCTTAAATACATCGACACCATCATCCAGCACATCAGTATTGGTGTGCTGAGTTTTGATACCGCCGGCAAGATAGAGCTCATTAACCCGGCAGCCTTCCGCTTCCTGGGTATTTACCGCCTGCGCAATATCATGGAGCTGAAAGGCACGCATGAAGACCTGGCAGAGCAACTCATGAAACTGGCCTCCGGCAAAAAGATCCTGTACCAAACGCAGAACGGCCAGCAGCTTTCCATCCACGCCACGGCCATCACCCTCCAGGGCAGGGCCATCAAGCTACTGTCTGTGCAGAACATCCATGCAGAACTGCAGGCAAAAGAACTGGAATCATGGCAAAACCTGGCCCGCATCCTGCGCCATGAGATCATGAATTCCATTACGCCCATCGTATCACTGATCGGTACCATGCAGGAGATCGTAGACATGGACATTACACCCGTAACGCCCGCTAACGAAGCCGTGGCCGATCTCCAGGAAGCCCTCTCCACCATTGAGAACCGCAGTAAGGGCATCATGAATTTTGTGAACGCTTACCGCGATTATACAACGTTACCGGCGCCACAATTCACCATCATTTCGGTAAAAACGCTGGTCAATGATGTGTATCAATTGCTGCTGCCCGCACTCAAAAAAGCAGGCATCGGCACTACCCTTTCCATGCAAACGGACGTACAGGTGCACGCGGATATTTCACAAATGCAGATGGTACTCATTAACCTGGTGAAGAACGCCATGGATGCGCTGGAGCACACAGACAATCCCTCCATTGCCATCAGCACCAGCCTGCAGGGCGGGCAGCAGGTAGTGATCAGCGTGGCCGATAATGGCCCCGGCATTGATGAAGAAGCCCTCGACAAGATCTTTATCCCTTTCTTTACCACCAAGCGCACGGGATCCGGCATTGGCCTCAGTCTTTCCCAGCAGATCATACAGCTGCATGGAGGCCAGCTCAAAGTGAGCACGGAACCGGGCAAAGGCACCACCTTCCTGGTGCTGCTCGGCACCTGA
- a CDS encoding BON domain-containing protein has product MKKASFFLAGLLALSMAACKPSDKDIQKDVNEKLTSAAPGVNGQVHDGVVTLSGEVKEDSIKANAATAVQGIKGVKSVDNQVTVAAPPPPPAAPEPVVISPDVTLQKSIDSGFTANGLTGITATVNNGEVTLTGSVQKASLRKIMQVVHESHPKKVNNQLTLK; this is encoded by the coding sequence ATGAAAAAAGCGAGCTTTTTTTTAGCCGGGTTGCTGGCATTGTCCATGGCAGCCTGTAAGCCTTCTGACAAGGATATCCAGAAGGACGTGAATGAAAAACTGACCAGCGCTGCTCCCGGGGTGAACGGGCAGGTACACGACGGGGTAGTAACCCTGAGTGGTGAAGTGAAGGAAGACAGCATCAAGGCAAATGCTGCTACCGCCGTGCAGGGCATCAAGGGCGTAAAAAGCGTAGATAACCAGGTGACCGTTGCTGCGCCCCCGCCTCCGCCTGCTGCCCCTGAACCCGTGGTGATCTCTCCGGACGTAACCCTGCAGAAAAGCATTGACTCCGGCTTTACTGCCAATGGCCTTACCGGCATTACCGCTACTGTAAACAATGGTGAAGTAACCCTCACCGGCAGTGTGCAGAAAGCATCGCTGCGCAAGATCATGCAGGTAGTGCACGAAAGCCATCCGAAGAAAGTAAACAACCAGCTCACCCTTAAATAA
- a CDS encoding MBL fold metallo-hydrolase: protein MFVKQLYTNCLSEAAYFIESAGEAVVIDPLRDIDAYIALAKERNATIKYIFETHFHADFVSGHVELAEATGAPIVYGPLAVTSFPAYIAKDHEIFKVGEVTIEALHTPGHTLESTCYLLRDENNDAHSVYTGDTLFVGDVGRPDLFSGDLSKEELAGMLFESLNTKIKALPDQVTVYPAHGPGSSCGKNLGPSTYSTIGDEKKTNYALLATDKATFINEVTDGLTTPPVYFPINAKLNKEGAGALQEVKEKSLKPLSVAEFKERVANGALILDTRHADTFADGFVPGSISIGLEGRFAEFVGSLLPFEREIVLVTEPGKEEETLVRMARVGFDKVSGYLDGSYAAWQAAGEPIDLIISVEPDELAMDLPHDEHLMIVDVRKPAEYADGHIKNALNLPLNDMTDPGSMADLDEHFNLYVHCQGGYRSIIACSMLKREGIHNLRNVVGGFKAMKDEKGLEVVKERNVLN, encoded by the coding sequence ATGTTCGTAAAGCAATTGTATACTAACTGCTTATCCGAAGCCGCTTACTTCATAGAGTCGGCCGGGGAAGCGGTGGTCATAGACCCATTAAGAGACATCGACGCTTATATTGCGCTGGCCAAAGAGCGCAATGCTACCATCAAATATATTTTCGAGACCCACTTTCATGCAGACTTTGTGAGCGGCCACGTAGAACTGGCGGAAGCTACCGGCGCCCCCATTGTGTATGGGCCACTGGCCGTGACCAGCTTCCCGGCTTACATTGCCAAGGACCATGAAATCTTTAAAGTGGGTGAAGTGACCATAGAGGCGCTGCACACACCCGGCCACACGCTGGAAAGCACCTGCTACCTGCTGCGCGATGAAAACAACGACGCGCACAGTGTGTACACCGGTGATACCCTGTTTGTAGGGGATGTGGGCCGCCCGGACCTGTTCAGCGGAGACCTGAGCAAGGAAGAGCTGGCGGGTATGCTATTTGAATCACTGAACACCAAGATCAAGGCCTTGCCAGACCAGGTAACGGTGTACCCCGCACACGGTCCCGGCTCGTCCTGCGGCAAGAACCTGGGCCCCAGCACTTACAGCACCATTGGTGATGAAAAGAAAACCAACTATGCATTGCTGGCTACTGATAAAGCTACTTTTATCAACGAAGTAACGGACGGCCTTACAACGCCCCCCGTCTATTTCCCCATCAATGCAAAACTGAATAAAGAAGGCGCAGGTGCCCTGCAGGAAGTGAAAGAGAAATCGCTGAAGCCCTTGTCTGTAGCGGAGTTCAAAGAACGCGTGGCCAATGGCGCCTTGATCCTGGATACCCGCCATGCAGATACATTTGCAGACGGCTTTGTACCCGGTAGCATCAGCATTGGCCTGGAAGGCCGCTTCGCAGAATTTGTAGGCAGCCTGTTGCCCTTTGAACGCGAGATCGTACTGGTAACGGAGCCGGGTAAAGAGGAAGAAACCCTGGTGCGCATGGCCCGTGTAGGTTTTGATAAAGTGAGCGGCTACCTGGATGGCAGCTATGCTGCCTGGCAGGCTGCGGGTGAGCCCATAGACCTGATCATTTCCGTGGAACCGGATGAACTGGCCATGGACCTGCCGCATGATGAGCATCTGATGATCGTGGATGTGCGCAAGCCTGCGGAATATGCGGATGGCCACATTAAAAATGCCCTGAACCTGCCCCTCAATGATATGACGGACCCCGGTTCCATGGCAGACCTGGATGAGCACTTCAACCTGTATGTGCACTGCCAGGGCGGCTATCGCAGCATTATAGCCTGCTCCATGCTGAAGCGCGAAGGCATTCACAACCTGCGCAACGTGGTGGGTGGCTTCAAGGCCATGAAAGACGAAAAAGGCCTGGAAGTGGTGAAGGAAAGGAACGTACTGAATTAA
- a CDS encoding LysM peptidoglycan-binding domain-containing protein translates to MSVQEKYQSLVDLAKNQGVTDLKVNEQEGTLYVSGTAPTAEAKDAIWDAYEAADPEMRSGDLVLDITLPEGVTEPKTYVVKAGDSLSKIAKLFPGVSWNDIFKANQDQIKDPNLIHPGQELKIPG, encoded by the coding sequence ATGTCTGTACAAGAAAAATATCAATCGCTGGTAGACCTGGCAAAGAACCAAGGTGTAACCGATCTGAAAGTAAATGAACAGGAAGGCACCCTTTACGTAAGTGGCACTGCGCCCACCGCGGAAGCAAAAGACGCTATCTGGGACGCTTATGAAGCTGCAGATCCTGAAATGCGGTCCGGTGACCTGGTGCTGGACATCACCCTGCCCGAGGGTGTAACCGAACCTAAAACCTACGTGGTAAAAGCAGGGGATAGCCTGAGTAAGATCGCTAAGCTGTTTCCCGGTGTGTCCTGGAACGACATCTTTAAAGCAAATCAAGACCAGATCAAAGACCCCAATCTCATTCACCCCGGCCAGGAACTGAAGATCCCGGGATGA
- a CDS encoding efflux RND transporter periplasmic adaptor subunit, protein MDRKIEKKYWNRKRILYVGGAAALVLLLGYNLIFADHRSKLNVEKDKVTISKVTQGPFDDYIAVTAVVLPLKTIRLDAIQGGYVVKKFLEGGSMVKKGDSILRLENQHVMMDYVNHETEIYRLVNELENTKLNLKQSHFESEKTLADLDRQIAQAKDLYDRNKQLVDERIVSRQEFNKNKYEYEGLVHQRDIQAQYQQFQEENAKVQISQLSGTLQRTQHNLELMKENMANLVVRAPVDGQLSSIDVEVGSSIVEGQNLGQIDDMDGFKMRATVDEHYVSRVFTGLTASFEFNGGNYELTVTKVYPEIKDGSFAVDLNFGKDVPEGIRRGQTSPIRLELGKSASAVLLPSGGFFSDTGGNWVYVLDAGGKRAVKRKITLGRKNPMFFEVVDGLKPGEQVITSSYETFGNKEVLEF, encoded by the coding sequence ATGGACAGAAAAATTGAAAAGAAGTATTGGAACAGGAAACGCATCCTGTATGTGGGAGGTGCCGCAGCACTGGTACTGCTGCTCGGCTACAACCTCATCTTCGCCGACCACCGTTCCAAATTAAACGTTGAAAAAGACAAAGTGACCATCTCCAAAGTAACCCAGGGTCCTTTTGACGACTATATTGCCGTTACCGCTGTAGTACTGCCTCTTAAAACCATCCGCCTCGATGCCATACAGGGCGGCTACGTGGTAAAGAAATTCCTGGAAGGTGGCAGCATGGTAAAGAAAGGGGATTCCATCCTCCGCCTGGAAAACCAGCACGTGATGATGGACTATGTGAATCATGAAACAGAGATCTACCGCCTGGTGAATGAACTGGAAAACACGAAGCTGAACCTGAAACAAAGCCACTTTGAATCTGAAAAAACACTCGCAGACCTGGACCGCCAGATTGCACAGGCCAAAGACCTGTACGACCGTAACAAACAACTGGTAGATGAGCGCATCGTATCCCGCCAGGAATTTAACAAGAACAAGTACGAATACGAGGGCCTGGTGCACCAGCGCGATATCCAGGCGCAGTACCAGCAGTTCCAGGAAGAAAACGCCAAAGTGCAGATCAGCCAGCTTTCCGGCACCCTGCAACGCACCCAGCATAACCTGGAGCTGATGAAGGAAAACATGGCCAACCTGGTGGTACGCGCCCCGGTAGACGGGCAGCTGTCCAGCATAGACGTGGAAGTGGGCTCCAGCATCGTGGAGGGCCAGAACCTGGGCCAGATCGATGATATGGACGGGTTTAAAATGCGCGCCACCGTGGATGAGCACTACGTTTCCCGCGTATTTACCGGTCTTACGGCCTCCTTTGAATTTAACGGGGGTAATTACGAACTTACTGTGACCAAAGTATATCCCGAGATCAAGGATGGCAGCTTTGCCGTGGACCTGAATTTTGGCAAGGACGTGCCGGAAGGCATCCGCCGCGGACAAACCTCTCCTATCCGCCTGGAGCTGGGTAAATCTGCATCCGCGGTACTGCTGCCCAGCGGCGGCTTCTTCTCAGACACCGGTGGTAACTGGGTGTACGTGCTGGATGCCGGTGGCAAGCGCGCAGTAAAACGCAAGATCACCCTGGGCCGTAAAAATCCCATGTTCTTTGAAGTAGTGGACGGGCTGAAACCTGGTGAGCAGGTGATCACCTCCTCTTACGAAACATTTGGTAACAAAGAAGTCCTCGAATTTTAA
- a CDS encoding 3-hydroxyacyl-CoA dehydrogenase family protein produces the protein MQILVTGDAARWEALQAKPFGHHTLRYETDISRTDLSAYALVIDLSLDDTPGNATSYAQYPDTPVLGNVVKTSLQALREKYNATSIIGCNWLPGFLHMPLLEMSCTEDALWQKWESLQTQLGWESARVADMPGLVTPRVVSMIINEAYFTAAEGTASREDIDLAMQLGTNYPYGPFEWGAKIGLAQVVGILRAVKAATGMPRYEICPLLEAEALNHKN, from the coding sequence ATGCAGATACTTGTGACTGGTGATGCCGCCCGCTGGGAGGCATTGCAGGCAAAACCTTTCGGCCATCATACCCTGCGCTACGAGACAGACATCTCGCGCACAGACCTTTCGGCTTATGCGCTGGTGATAGACCTCTCGCTGGACGATACACCGGGCAATGCCACCAGCTATGCGCAATACCCGGATACGCCGGTGCTGGGCAACGTAGTGAAAACATCGCTGCAGGCATTACGCGAAAAGTATAACGCTACCAGCATCATTGGCTGCAACTGGCTGCCGGGTTTTTTACATATGCCGCTGCTGGAAATGTCGTGCACAGAGGATGCGCTGTGGCAAAAGTGGGAAAGCCTGCAAACGCAGCTCGGCTGGGAAAGCGCCAGGGTAGCGGATATGCCGGGACTTGTAACACCCCGCGTGGTGAGCATGATCATTAACGAAGCTTATTTTACTGCCGCTGAAGGAACGGCCAGCCGCGAAGACATTGACCTGGCCATGCAGCTGGGTACCAATTATCCGTACGGGCCTTTTGAATGGGGCGCAAAGATAGGACTGGCGCAGGTAGTGGGTATCCTGCGGGCGGTGAAGGCCGCTACCGGTATGCCCCGCTACGAAATATGCCCCTTGCTGGAGGCAGAAGCATTGAACCATAAAAATTAA